The Pedococcus dokdonensis region GTCGGGCTCACGGGAGGTGCCGGACGGACGCCCGTGGTCGGCGCTGTCCGCAGTCGAGCAGTCCGCGGTCCTCGACGACTTCCGGTTGGCCTACACCTCGCAGGCTCCCGTGAACTGGGCGCCGGGCCTGGGCACCGTGCTGTCCAACGAGGAGGTCACCAACGACGGCCGCTCCGAGCGCGGCAACTTCCCAGTCTTCAAGACCAACTTGCGCCAGTGGATGATGCGGATCACGGCGTATGCCGACCGGCTGGCTGACGACCTCGACCGCGTCGACTGGCCCGACAAGGTCAAGGCCATGCAGCGCAACTGGATCGGGCGCAGCCAGGGAGCGCGCGTCGCCTTCCCGGTGGTGGGGCAGGACGCCTCGATCGAGGTCTTCACGACCCGGCCCGACACCCTGTTCGGGGCCACCTTCATGGTCCTGGCTCCGGAGCACCCGCTGCTCGACAGGATCGGCGCCCAGGGTGAGTGGCCCGAGGGCACGAAGCCGGAGTGGACCGGTGGTGAGGCCACCCCCGAGGCCGCTGTCGCGGCATACCGGCTGGCGGCCTCGCGCAAGAGCGAGGTGGAGCGGCAGACGGAGGGCAAGGACAAGACCGGCGTCTTCACGGGCGCTTTCGCGACGAATCCCGTGACGGGGCAAGAGATCCCGGTGTTCATCGCCGACTACGTACTGATGGGTTACGGCACCGGCGCGATCATGGCCGTGCCCGGGCAGGACACCCGCGACTGGGAGTTCGCCGAGCAGTTCGCGCTGCCGATCATCCGGACCGTGCAGCCACCCGAGGGCCACCCCGACGACGAGCCGTTCACCGGCGAGGGACCCGCGATCAACTCGGCCAACGACGAGATCTCGTTGGACGGGATGGGGGTCGCGGACGCCAAGGCCGCGATCATCGACTGGCTGGTGTCCAAGGGGTCCGGGCAGGCGACGGTCAGCTACAAGCTGCGCGACTGGCTGTTCAGCCGGCAGCGCTACTGGGGTGAGCCGTTCCCGATCGTCTTCGACGAGGACGGCGTCAGCCACGCGGTGCCCGACTCGATGCTGCCGGTCGAGCTGCCCGACGTGCCCGACTACGCCCCCAAGACCTTCGAGCCGGAGGACGCCAGCAGCCAGCCCGAGCCGCCGCTGGGGCGGGTCGAGGAGTGGGTCAACGTCGAGCTCGACCTCGGCGACGGCCGGGGTGTGCGCAGGTACCGCCGAGAGACCAACACGATGCCCAACTGGGCCGGTTCCTGCTGGTACTACCTGCGTTACCTGGACCCGGCGAACACCGAGGCGTTCGTCGACCCCGAGAACGAGTCCTACTGGATGGGGCCGCAGGCGAGCCCGGTCTCGACCGCTCCGGCCGGGGTGACCGACCCCGGTGGCGTAGACCTCTACATCGGCGGCGTCGAGCACGCCGTGCTCCACCTGCTCTACGCACGCTTCTGGCACAAGGTCCTCTACGACCTGGGCCACCTGAGCAGCGACGAGCCGTTCCGCAAGTACTTCTCCCAGGGCTACATCCAGGCCGCGGCCTACCGCGACGACCGCGGCCAGCCGGTCGAGGCATCCGAGGTCGTCGAGTCGGTGGACTCCTCCGGCGAGGCCCGCTACACGTGGAACGACCAGCCGGTCAGCCGCGAGTTCGGCAAGATCGGCAAGTCGCTCAAGAACGTCGTGAGCCCGGACGAGATGTTCGAGCAGTACGGCGCGGACACCCTGCGGGTCTACGAGATGTCGATGGGTCCCCTCGAGCTCAGCAAGCCGTGGGAGACCCGGGCGGTCGTCGGGGCGCAGCGGTTCCTGCAACGTTTGTGGCGCAACGTCATCGACGAGGAGACCGGCGAGGTGCGGGTTGTCGACGCACCGCTGGACGAGGCGACGACGCGGATCCTGCACCACACCATCGACGCGGTCTCCCGCGACTACCCGACGCTGGGCTTCAACACCGCCATCGCGCGGCTGATCGAGCTGAACAACGCGTTGACCAAGCTCGACGCGGTGCCGCGCGAGGCGGCCGAGCAGCTGGTCGTCATGGTGGCGCCGTTGGCCCCGCACATCGCGGAGGAGCTCTGGCGTCGGCTAGGGCACGACGAGTCGATCACGTTCGAGCCGTTCCCGGTGGCCGATCGCGCCCTGCTGGTCGAGGAGACCGTCACCTGCGTCGTCCAGATCAAGGGCAAGGTGCGCGACCGGCTCGAGGTGCCGGCCGACATCACCGAGGACGCGTTGCGCGAGCAGGTGCTGGCGCTGCCCAAGGTGGTCGCGGCGACCGAGGGCGGCATCCGCACCGTCATCGTCCGGGCCCCCAAGCTGGTCAACGTCGTCCCCGCCTGACCCCGCACCGATAGCCTGCGCACGTGAGCGTCGCGATCGTCACTGACTCCACGGCATACCTGCCGGCGTCGGTCGTCGACGCCCACTCGATCCAGGTCGTGCCGCTGCACGTCATCGTCGGCGGCACGGAGTTCAGCGAAGGCGTCGACATCACCACCGCCGAGGTGGCGGCGGCGCTGCGGTCGTTCAAGCCGGTGTCCACGTCGCGGCCCTCGCCGCAGTCGTTCCTCGACGCCTACGAGAAGGCTGCCGCCGGGGGAGCGGACGGCATCGTCTCGGTGCACATCTCGGCCGACATGTCCTCCACCGTCGAGTCCGCGCACCTCGCGGCGCAGCAGTCACCGGTGCCGGTGCGCGTGGTCGACTCGCGTTCGCTCGGCATGGCGATGGGGTATGCCGTGGTGTCGGCGGCGGAGCTCGCAAGCCGAGGTGGGACGGCGGATGACGTTGCAGCGCAAGCGCGTTCGCGGTCCGAGGCGTCCACCGTCGTGTTCTACGTCGACACCCTCGAGCACCTGCGCCGCGGTGGTCGGATCGGCTCGGCGTCGGCGTTCCTCGGCTCGGCCCTGGCGATCAAGCCGATCCTCGGCCTGGTGGACGGTCACATCCGCCCCCTCGAGAAGGTGCGCACCTCGTCGCGTGCCCTCGCGCGGCTGGAGGAGCTGGCCGCGTCGGCGATCGAGAAGGCCGACGCCGGGGTCGACATCGCCGTGCACCACCTCGACTCCCAGGCGCGCGCCGACGACCTCGCCGCGCGGCTGACCGATCGGCTCGCAGCCGGCGACGGGGAGGTGCGGGTCGTCGAGCTCGGGGCGGTCGTCGGGGCGCACGTCGGTCCGGGCACCCTCGCCGTGGCCGTGTCGCCGCGGCCGGCCCCGTGACCGCTGTCGCCGACCTGTCGGCGGGAGAGCTGCTCGAAGCGGCCCTCGCCTCGGTGGCCGCCTTCCTGGTCGGCGCCGTCAACCCCGCGACGATCCTCGCCAGGATCCTCGGCAAGGACCTCAAGCACTCCGGCTCGGGCAACCCCGGGGCGACGAACGCCGGACGGGTGCTGGGGGCCCGCTGGGGGGTGGTCGTGGGGGTGCTCGACGTGCTCAAGGGGCTGGTGCCCGTGCTCGTGGCCAGACAGCTCTTCGGCACGGTGCCTGCGCTGTGCGTCGGCCTGGCCGTGGTGCTCGGCCACATCTGGTCGCCGTTCCTGCGGGGGCAGGGTGGCAAGGGTGTCGCCACGTCGCTCGGGGCGATCCTCGCCGTCGAGCCGTGGTTCGGCCTGGGGATGGTGGTCGTCTTCGGGTTGCTGGTCTGGCGGATGCGCTGGGTGGCGGGCGCCTCGGTGTCCGCGTGCCTGCTGCTGCTCGGGCTGGGAGTGCTGACGGCGGCGCGCTGGGTGCCGTTCGGGACGC contains the following coding sequences:
- the leuS gene encoding leucine--tRNA ligase; this translates as MSETPHRYTAELAQQIELDWQDRWQEEGTFRAPNPAGPWAEPEKVADREKLLVLDMFPYPSGAGLHVGHPLGYIATDVFARYHRMTGKNVLHCLGYDAFGLPAEQYAVQTGQHPRKTTEDNMVVMKRQLRRLGLGHDDRRTIATIDPGYYKWTQWIFTQIYDAWYDPEAVRPDGGTGRARPIAELVAELESGSREVPDGRPWSALSAVEQSAVLDDFRLAYTSQAPVNWAPGLGTVLSNEEVTNDGRSERGNFPVFKTNLRQWMMRITAYADRLADDLDRVDWPDKVKAMQRNWIGRSQGARVAFPVVGQDASIEVFTTRPDTLFGATFMVLAPEHPLLDRIGAQGEWPEGTKPEWTGGEATPEAAVAAYRLAASRKSEVERQTEGKDKTGVFTGAFATNPVTGQEIPVFIADYVLMGYGTGAIMAVPGQDTRDWEFAEQFALPIIRTVQPPEGHPDDEPFTGEGPAINSANDEISLDGMGVADAKAAIIDWLVSKGSGQATVSYKLRDWLFSRQRYWGEPFPIVFDEDGVSHAVPDSMLPVELPDVPDYAPKTFEPEDASSQPEPPLGRVEEWVNVELDLGDGRGVRRYRRETNTMPNWAGSCWYYLRYLDPANTEAFVDPENESYWMGPQASPVSTAPAGVTDPGGVDLYIGGVEHAVLHLLYARFWHKVLYDLGHLSSDEPFRKYFSQGYIQAAAYRDDRGQPVEASEVVESVDSSGEARYTWNDQPVSREFGKIGKSLKNVVSPDEMFEQYGADTLRVYEMSMGPLELSKPWETRAVVGAQRFLQRLWRNVIDEETGEVRVVDAPLDEATTRILHHTIDAVSRDYPTLGFNTAIARLIELNNALTKLDAVPREAAEQLVVMVAPLAPHIAEELWRRLGHDESITFEPFPVADRALLVEETVTCVVQIKGKVRDRLEVPADITEDALREQVLALPKVVAATEGGIRTVIVRAPKLVNVVPA
- a CDS encoding DegV family protein, yielding MSVAIVTDSTAYLPASVVDAHSIQVVPLHVIVGGTEFSEGVDITTAEVAAALRSFKPVSTSRPSPQSFLDAYEKAAAGGADGIVSVHISADMSSTVESAHLAAQQSPVPVRVVDSRSLGMAMGYAVVSAAELASRGGTADDVAAQARSRSEASTVVFYVDTLEHLRRGGRIGSASAFLGSALAIKPILGLVDGHIRPLEKVRTSSRALARLEELAASAIEKADAGVDIAVHHLDSQARADDLAARLTDRLAAGDGEVRVVELGAVVGAHVGPGTLAVAVSPRPAP
- a CDS encoding glycerol-3-phosphate acyltransferase, with amino-acid sequence MTAVADLSAGELLEAALASVAAFLVGAVNPATILARILGKDLKHSGSGNPGATNAGRVLGARWGVVVGVLDVLKGLVPVLVARQLFGTVPALCVGLAVVLGHIWSPFLRGQGGKGVATSLGAILAVEPWFGLGMVVVFGLLVWRMRWVAGASVSACLLLLGLGVLTAARWVPFGTRETGVWCIVLALVVIYRHRRNIELWISARRDASSTG